The following proteins are encoded in a genomic region of Zea mays cultivar B73 chromosome 9, Zm-B73-REFERENCE-NAM-5.0, whole genome shotgun sequence:
- the LOC100192500 gene encoding uncharacterized protein LOC100192500 precursor: MEIFQVTTMILQHPLLTYFFSALLLTQLLTAPIAAAETTVKVSTTPIFPEIPQGQARKDFQVLVRVEAPARPEARIPIDVVAVLDVSGSMNNPAAAPTERTRTTSRLDLLKTAAKFMVAKLEDGDRLSIVAFSDRPVRELSSGLLYMTADGRRNAIRSLDQLEARGGTALVPAFEEAVKVLDGRQGDGGDRLGFIVLLTDGAEDASGSFTLSERRREVIRGALRKYPVHAFGLGTAHGPEVLLYLAQESRGTYSFVDGDNVGEVAGALAVCLGGLTTVAAVDTRVVLRADELNGVRVDRVDSGGHDSSVSCGGTSCEVSVGVLYAGEAKHFVVHLHVPAITATASASTEGGYYCDGLGVCDHYRHHRHHRHGQHLLAVGYSYRSHPSARAITVEAHGVFVQRSPAVLDLDGGRHAPVIPSPSPVVLQHIVRFELLEVVANSLVRGELISNDDRARAADVLQVKWEEFRACHQFWGGGLLDLMSGLEKEVDGMVGSLRAGVAAYVYAWVSSHQMQRATSIGSPDKAAVEFLTPAMRLLLEEARKLPRWQQAATTTAAPTNVQYAGCVGGGGFEMVDRRLELWSKMKRDVQLLVSVQEQAAADEEEQHLAAVFQEASLAAIDRAMHRDIYLAAVYASKQTRCHSVGCQQVKD, encoded by the exons ATGGAGATCTTCCAAGTGACGACGATGATCCTGCAGCATCCGTTACTCACATACTTCTTCTCTGCACTCCTGCTCACACAGCTG CTGACGGCGCCTATTGCGGCGGCGGAGACAACGGTGAAAGTGAGCACCACCCCTATCTTCCCCGAGATCCCACAAGGCCAGGCGAGAAAGGACTTCCAAGTGCTGGTGCGCGTCGAGGCGCCGGCGCGTCCAGAGGCGCGCATCCCCATCGACGTCGTCGCCGTCCTCGATGTCAGCGGCAGCATGAACAACCCGGCGGCAGCGCCGACGGAGAGAACGAGAACGACGTCGAGGCTGGACCTGCTGAAGACggccgccaagttcatggtcgcgaAACTCGAGGACGGAGACCGCCTCTCCATCGTCGCGTTCAGCGATCGGCCAGTCAGAGAACTGAGCTCCGGCTTGCTGTACATGACTGCCGACGGCCGGAGGAACGCCATTAGGAGCTTGGACCAGCTGGAGGCCCGCGGCGGCACTGCGCTCGTGCCGGCCttcgaggaggcggtgaaggtcctGGACGGGCGGCAGGGAGACGGCGGGGACCGCCTGGGCTTCATCGTCCTCCTCACGGACGGCGCCGAGGACGCGAGCGGGTCGTTCACGTTGagcgagcgccgccgcgaggtGATCCGAGGCGCCCTCCGCAAGTACCCCGTCCACGCGTTCGGCCTCGGCACGGCGCACGGCCCCGAGGTCCTGCTGTACCTGGCCCAAGAGTCCCGCGGCACCTACTCCTTCGTCGACGGCGACAACGTCGGCGAGGTGGCCGGCGCCCTCGCCGTGTGCCTCGGCGGGCTGACCACCGTGGCCGCCGTGGACACGCGCGTGGTCCTCAGGGCCGACGAGCTGAACGGGGTGCGCGTAGACCGCGTCGACTCCGGCGGCCACGACAGCAGCGTCAGCTGCGGCGGGACCTCATGCGAGGTCTCCGTGGGCGTCCTGTACGCCGGCGAGGCCAAGCATTTCGTGGTCCACCTCCACGTGCCAGCTATTACTGCGACGGCCTCGGCGTCAACGGAGGGCGGTTACTACTGCGACGGCCTCGGCGTGTGTGACCACTAccgccaccaccgccaccaccgccACGGGCAGCACCTGCTCGCCGTCGGCTACTCGTACCGCAGCCATCCGAGCGCCCGGGCGATCACGGTAGAAGCGCACGGCGTGTTCGTGCAGCGGTCACCGGCGGTGTTAGACTTAGACGGCGGGCGGCACGCTCCTGTTattccctccccctcccccgtgGTCCTGCAGCACATCGTCCGGTTCGAGCTGCTGGAAGTGGTGGCAAACAGCCTCGTCCGCGGCGAGCTGATCAGCAACGACGACAGAGCGCGTGCCGCGGACGTGCTGCAGGTCaagtgggaggagttcagggcgtGCCACCAGTTCTGGGGCGGCGGGCTCCTCGACCTGATGAGCGGCCTGGAGAAGGAGGTGGACGGCATGGTGGGCAGCCTCAGGGCGGGGGTGGCGGCGTACGTCTACGCCTGGGTATCGAGCCACCAGATGCAGCGGGCCACCAGCATCGGCTCGCCGGACAAGGCGGCCGTCGAGTTCCTGACGCCGGCGATGCGGCTCCTGTTGGAGGAGGCGCGAAAGCTGCCGCGCTGGCAGCAGGCTGCAACGACGACGGCGGCGCCCACGAACGTCCAGTACGCGGgctgcgtcggcggcggcggcttcgAGATGGTGGACCGGAGGCTGGAGCTGTGGTCCAAGATGAAGCGCGACGTGCAGCTCCTCGTGTCGGTCCAGGAGCAGGCGGCGGCGGACGAAGAGGAGCAGCACCTCGCCGCCGTCTTCCAGGAGGCGTCGCTGGCGGCCATCGACCGCGCGATGCACCGCGACATTTACCTG GCCGCGGTTTATGCGAGCAAGCAGACGCGATGCCACTCGGTCGGGTGCCAACAAGTGAAGGACTGA